A genomic segment from Pseudomonas sp. S09G 359 encodes:
- a CDS encoding class I adenylate cyclase: protein MTRTHEIRPDLDEGIDRKVLAQLRARFMALNEGRMARAVEGLTPRQQSVLTLLPLFFHVNHPLLPGYVSGSTPAGLSNFEPDAQALAEAQRLTRSFSYKSRASNQPKPIHGLFLMGSLGTLAQADQSDMDVWVCLAPDLGENELAELRKKCQLLETWALSMGAEAHFFLIEPTRFVLGERDTQLSSEDCGTTQHYLLLDEFYRTAIWLAGRTPIWWLVPVYEETRYAEFTHTLISKRFIRADETLDLGHLARIPPGEFIGAGLWQLFKGIESPYKSVLKLLLTEVYASEHPNVHCLSLRFKRAVFANQMDIDELDPYIVVYRRIEEHLKARNEPERLELVRRALYLKVNRKLTAGQRATSWQRLLLERLAHEWGWDQRQLTLLDSRSQWKVRQVASERRALVNELNYSYRFLTQFARTEQTVSLINKRDLNVLGRRLYAAFERKAGKVEFINPGIAPDLAEDTLTLVQSPNRKEPGQHHWGLYNGNLTALEWEHFAPIKRSRDLLEMLTWCHRNGVIDSSTRLALHPGTSDMTEFELFNLLGSLQQTVALPLASVDEERLLRSAVPEEVLLLINVGVDPLKHHRDLNILMTTERTDSLSYAGVRDNLVLTLDQVTLNSWNEVMVSRYDGPHALLDCLRDYLNQLPADHLPRLRVRCFCHNRAQFIAQRVEEIFDTAQNLLLGRGNHRYLLQVQQHYHVMELVPGQATHVSLATQEALVAYLSEELASYSPLHLDAMALEDHDLALLLPMGQADCVQVFYRVNEGFAELYVLDEFNALWQQRLPFHDEQSLLAPLQRFLQSIIYRREALAPLDPQQPLGEVQTLYYQLLPSGSNRARGIEPRPAPQNPANKPFYDVQAIIGKAAPGQVGITLYCNQREFSELEFGDQLFAVVAQEIVGQRRETERYRCYITDLDLSGLLGDVQSPSNLYLRYKAELELSLNQALSQI from the coding sequence ATGACCCGCACCCATGAAATCCGCCCCGACCTGGACGAAGGCATCGACCGCAAGGTTCTGGCCCAGTTGCGCGCGCGCTTCATGGCCCTCAATGAGGGGCGCATGGCCCGGGCGGTCGAGGGGCTGACGCCACGCCAGCAAAGTGTGCTGACCCTGTTACCGTTGTTTTTCCACGTTAACCACCCGCTGCTGCCGGGCTATGTATCGGGCAGCACGCCGGCGGGCCTGTCGAATTTCGAACCCGACGCTCAAGCCCTGGCCGAAGCCCAGCGGCTGACCCGTTCGTTCTCTTATAAGTCGCGCGCCAGCAACCAACCCAAGCCGATCCATGGCCTGTTCCTGATGGGCAGCCTCGGCACCCTGGCCCAGGCCGACCAGAGCGACATGGACGTGTGGGTCTGCCTTGCGCCGGACCTGGGCGAGAACGAGCTGGCCGAACTGCGCAAGAAATGCCAACTGCTGGAAACCTGGGCGCTGAGCATGGGCGCCGAGGCGCACTTCTTCCTGATCGAGCCGACCCGCTTTGTGCTGGGCGAGCGCGACACCCAACTCAGCTCCGAGGACTGCGGCACCACTCAGCACTACCTGCTGCTGGACGAGTTCTACCGCACCGCCATCTGGCTGGCCGGGCGCACGCCGATCTGGTGGCTGGTGCCGGTGTATGAAGAAACCCGCTATGCCGAATTTACTCACACGCTGATCTCCAAGCGGTTTATCCGCGCCGATGAAACCCTCGACCTCGGCCACCTGGCGCGCATCCCTCCGGGCGAGTTTATTGGTGCCGGGTTGTGGCAACTGTTCAAGGGCATCGAGTCGCCCTACAAGTCGGTGCTCAAGCTGCTGCTGACCGAGGTCTACGCCAGCGAGCATCCGAACGTGCACTGCCTGAGCCTGCGCTTCAAGCGCGCGGTGTTCGCCAACCAGATGGACATCGATGAGCTGGACCCGTACATCGTGGTGTACCGCCGCATCGAGGAACACCTCAAGGCGCGCAACGAGCCGGAACGCCTGGAACTGGTACGCCGTGCGCTGTACCTGAAGGTCAACCGCAAGCTTACCGCCGGCCAGCGCGCCACCAGTTGGCAGCGGTTGTTGCTGGAGCGCCTGGCCCATGAGTGGGGCTGGGACCAGCGCCAACTGACGCTGCTGGACAGCCGCAGCCAATGGAAAGTGCGCCAGGTGGCCTCCGAGCGCCGCGCGCTGGTCAACGAGCTCAACTATAGCTATCGCTTCCTGACCCAGTTCGCCCGCACCGAACAGACGGTGAGCCTGATCAACAAACGCGACCTCAATGTGCTGGGCCGGCGCCTGTATGCGGCCTTTGAACGCAAGGCCGGAAAGGTCGAGTTCATCAACCCCGGCATCGCCCCGGACCTGGCCGAAGACACCCTGACCCTGGTGCAATCGCCCAACCGCAAGGAGCCCGGCCAGCACCATTGGGGCCTATACAACGGCAACCTCACGGCTCTGGAATGGGAGCATTTCGCGCCGATCAAGCGCAGCCGCGACCTGCTGGAAATGCTCACCTGGTGCCACCGCAACGGTGTGATCGACAGCAGCACTCGCCTGGCCTTGCACCCCGGCACCAGCGACATGACCGAATTCGAGCTGTTCAACCTGCTGGGCAGCCTGCAACAGACCGTCGCCTTGCCCCTGGCCAGCGTTGATGAAGAACGTTTGCTGCGTTCGGCGGTGCCCGAAGAGGTGTTGTTGCTGATCAACGTCGGCGTCGACCCGCTCAAGCACCACCGCGACCTGAATATCCTGATGACCACCGAGCGCACCGACTCCCTGAGTTATGCCGGTGTGCGCGACAACCTGGTGCTGACCCTGGACCAGGTCACGCTTAACAGTTGGAACGAGGTGATGGTCAGCCGCTACGACGGCCCCCATGCACTGCTCGACTGCCTGCGCGACTACCTCAACCAACTGCCGGCCGATCACCTGCCGCGACTGCGGGTGCGCTGCTTCTGCCACAACCGTGCGCAATTCATTGCCCAGCGTGTGGAGGAAATCTTCGACACCGCGCAGAACCTGCTGCTGGGTCGGGGCAACCACCGCTACCTGCTGCAGGTGCAACAGCACTACCACGTGATGGAGCTGGTGCCCGGCCAAGCCACCCATGTATCGCTGGCGACCCAGGAGGCGCTGGTTGCCTACCTCAGCGAAGAACTGGCCAGCTACAGCCCCTTGCACCTGGACGCCATGGCCTTGGAAGACCACGACCTGGCGCTGTTGCTGCCCATGGGCCAGGCCGATTGTGTGCAGGTGTTCTACCGGGTCAATGAAGGCTTCGCCGAGCTGTATGTGCTGGATGAGTTCAACGCGCTCTGGCAACAGCGCTTGCCGTTCCATGACGAGCAGAGCCTGTTGGCGCCCTTGCAGCGCTTCCTGCAATCGATCATTTATCGCCGCGAGGCGCTGGCACCACTGGACCCGCAACAACCCCTGGGCGAAGTACAAACCTTGTATTACCAACTGTTGCCGTCAGGCAGCAATCGCGCACGCGGCATCGAGCCCCGGCCGGCGCCGCAGAACCCGGCGAATAAACCGTTTTATGACGTGCAGGCGATTATCGGCAAGGCCGCACCGGGCCAGGTGGGCATTACCCTGTACTGCAATCAGCGGGAGTTTTCCGAACTGGAATTTGGCGACCAACTGTTTGCAGTGGTCGCCCAGGAAATCGTCGGGCAACGCCGGGAAACCGAGCGTTACCGCTGCTACATCACCGACCTGGACCTGTCGGGCCTGCTCGGTGATGTGCAAAGCCCGAGCAACCTGTACCTGCGCTACAAGGCCGAGCTGGAGCTGTCGCTCAACCAGGCGCTGAGCCAGATTTAA
- the rnk gene encoding nucleoside diphosphate kinase regulator: MTTAPSIILTRLDVQRLEQLIDRLGDETPGVEALQAELDRAEDVVGHDEVPAGVVTMNSSVHCREQGSGKDYHLTLVYPKDANADAGKISILAPVGSALLGLQVGQHIDWPAPGGKTLKLELLSVEGQPKDGGAFSL, encoded by the coding sequence ATGACCACCGCACCGTCCATCATCCTCACCCGCCTAGACGTGCAGCGTCTGGAGCAACTGATCGACCGCTTGGGCGACGAGACTCCTGGCGTCGAAGCGTTGCAAGCCGAACTCGACCGTGCCGAAGACGTGGTTGGCCACGATGAAGTGCCTGCCGGTGTCGTGACCATGAACTCCAGCGTGCATTGCCGTGAGCAAGGCAGTGGCAAGGACTACCACCTGACTCTGGTTTACCCGAAAGACGCGAACGCCGATGCCGGCAAGATCTCGATCCTGGCGCCGGTAGGCAGCGCCTTGCTCGGCCTGCAGGTTGGCCAGCACATTGACTGGCCGGCGCCCGGCGGCAAGACCCTCAAGCTCGAGTTGCTGAGTGTTGAAGGCCAGCCAAAAGACGGCGGCGCCTTCTCTCTTTAA